From a single Capsicum annuum cultivar UCD-10X-F1 chromosome 12, UCD10Xv1.1, whole genome shotgun sequence genomic region:
- the LOC107849275 gene encoding uncharacterized protein LOC107849275, whose amino-acid sequence MDDFYLPKKSKHRPSSVTYSHHLRVEIFYAIIDLQLQELNNRFDVVSGNLLLGMTSLNPTNTFANFDKEKIMILAKHYLNEFGESKLRELSYQLDTFIIHMRRGDPILSNLKEIGDLAEALVNANLVEIYSLVYLLVKLTLILPVATATVERAFSSMKHIKNELHSSIGDAFLSDYLVCYIEKDIFVNISNDAIIDRFQNMKMR is encoded by the coding sequence ATGGATGATTTTTATCTTCCGAAAAAGTCAAAGCATAGGCCTTCTAGTGTTACTTACTCACATCACTTACGTGTTGAGATCTTTTATGCTATAATTGACTTGCAACTTCAAGAACTTAATAATCGTTTTGATGTTGTGAGTGGTAACTTGCTCCTTGGTATGACAAGCTTGAATCCAACTAATACTTTTGCTAATtttgataaggaaaaaataatgatattggCCAAGCATTATTTGAATGAGTTTGGTGAATCAAAGCTTCGAGAGCTTAGTTACCAACTTGATACTTTCATTATACACATGCGACGTGGTGATCCTATATTGTCTAATTTGAAAGAAATTGGTGATTTGGCAGAAGCATTGGTTAATGCAAATCTTGTGGAGATTTATTCTCTTGTGTACTTACTTGTGAAGTTGACGTTGATTTTACCAGTCGCTACTGCAACTGTAGAGAGAGCTTTTTCATCTATGAAGCATATCAAGAATGAATTGCATAGCAGTATTGGTGATGcatttttaagtgattatttaGTTTGTTATATTGAGAAGGatatatttgtaaatataagCAATGATGCAATCATTGATcgttttcagaatatgaaaatGCGTTAA
- the LOC107851603 gene encoding D-ribulose kinase isoform X3, producing the protein MDWIQSWKDTLFLLLDDVPVSLRPIVASIAIDGTSATTIIMDSKSEEPLSRPFLYNESCPDALPLVKSIAPTNHTVCSGSSTLCKLVAWWNSYDSSKESVVLLHQADWLLWLLHGKLGVSDYNNALKVGYDPEMDSYPSWLLSQPYSHLLPSVQDPGTKIECMKEDIRTQFDWITYIVKLHEHDGLGDLLLMCPFTLSGYPKDCLICTGTTDSIAAFLAARATQPGKAVTSLGSTLAIKLLSIRRVEDARFGVYSHRLGDKWLVGGASNTGGAVLRQLFTDEQLEKLSEQINPLEASPLDYYPLQAVGERFPVADPKMEPRLHPRPANDVEYLHGILESIARIEAKGYNLLKDLGANPVEEVITSGGGSKNEKWTKIRERVLGLPVCRANQTEAAYGAALLAMKGACGNTTSD; encoded by the exons ATGGACTGGATACAATCATGGAAAGACACACTCTTTTTACTACTTGATGATGTCCCTGTCAGTCTTCGCCCGATTGTCGCATCCATTGCCATTGATGGGACCTCTGCAACAACTATCATCATGGATAG TAAGAGCGAAGAGCCATTGTCCAGACCATTCTTGTATAATGAGAGCTGTCCTGATGCTTTGCCTTTGGTGAAGTCTATAGCTCCTACAAATCATACAGTCTGCTCTGGATCCTCTACACTTTGCAAGCTTGTCGCATGGTGGAACTCTTATGATTCAAGCAAGGAATCTGTGGTATTGTTACATCAAGCAGATTGGTTACTGTGGCTACTCCATGGCAAGCTGGGTGTGTCTGACTATAATAATGCTCTGAAG GTTGGCTATGATCCTGAAATGGATTCCTATCCATCATGGCTTCTGTCTCAGCCATATTCTCATCTTTTACCGTCTGTGCAAGATCCTGGTACTAAAATTGAGTGTATGAAGGAGGACATAAGAACTCAGTTTG ATTGGATAACTTACATTGTGAAGCTCCACGAACATGATGGTCTTGGAGATTTGCTACTGATGTGCCCCTTCACTTTATCAGGTTATCCAAAGGATTGTCTTATCTGTACGGGAACCACAGACAGTATAGCAGCATTTCTAGCAGCACGCGCTACTCAACCTGGAAAAGCT GTAACATCTTTGGGTTCAACACTAGCTATCAAATTACTTAGCATCAGAAGGGTAGAAGATGCTCGATTTGGAGTATATAGCCACCGTCTTGGTGATAAATGGCTTGTTGGAGGTGCTTCAAACACAGGGGGAGCAGTTCTTAGGCAACTCTTCACGGATGAGCAGTTGGAGAAACTAAGTGAGCAGATAAATCCCCTTGAAGCTTCTCCTCTTGATTACTATCCGCTTCAAGCAGTTGGTGAAAGATTCCCTGTGGCAGACCCAAAGATGGAGCCAAG GTTACATCCACGTCCAGCAAATGATGTTGAATATTTGCATGGTATTCTTGAATCAATTGCTCGCATTGAG gCAAAGGGATACAACTTGCTGAAGGATCTAGGGGCCAACCCTGTTGAAGAAGTGATCACTTCAGGAGGAGgctcaaaaaatgaaaaatggacAAAGATACGAGAGAGGGTACTCGGTTTGCCTGTGTGCAGGGCAAATCAGACTGAAGCTGCCTACGGAGCTGCATTATTGGCAATGAAGGGTGCTTGTGGAAATACAACATCTGATTAG
- the LOC107851603 gene encoding D-ribulose kinase isoform X2 — translation MATSISGSACSSLFHLHHFNTCKKLPRRRSYSANCNKGDGNGVEFENEKKKLYLGMDFGTSGARYALIDHQGNTYAQGKRDYPLYMKEEKMDWIQSWKDTLFLLLDDVPVSLRPIVASIAIDGTSATTIIMDSKSEEPLSRPFLYNESCPDALPLVKSIAPTNHTVCSGSSTLCKLVAWWNSYDSSKESVVLLHQADWLLWLLHGKLGVSDYNNALKVGYDPEMDSYPSWLLSQPYSHLLPSVQDPGTKIECMKEDIRTQFGYPKDCLICTGTTDSIAAFLAARATQPGKAVTSLGSTLAIKLLSIRRVEDARFGVYSHRLGDKWLVGGASNTGGAVLRQLFTDEQLEKLSEQINPLEASPLDYYPLQAVGERFPVADPKMEPRLHPRPANDVEYLHGILESIARIEAKGYNLLKDLGANPVEEVITSGGGSKNEKWTKIRERVLGLPVCRANQTEAAYGAALLAMKGACGNTTSD, via the exons ATGGCAACCAGTATTTCTGGTTCTGCATGTTCATCATTGTTCCATCTGCATCATTTTAACACTTGTAAAAAATTACCAAGAAGGAGGTCCTATTCTGCAAATTGTAATAAAGGTGATGGTAATGGGGttgaatttgaaaatgaaaagaagaagctATATCTTGGTATGGATTTTGGAACATCTGGAGCACGCTATGCTCTTATTGACCATCAAGGCAATACTTATGCTCAAGGAAAGAGAGACTACCCACTTTATATG AAGGAGGAAAAAATGGACTGGATACAATCATGGAAAGACACACTCTTTTTACTACTTGATGATGTCCCTGTCAGTCTTCGCCCGATTGTCGCATCCATTGCCATTGATGGGACCTCTGCAACAACTATCATCATGGATAG TAAGAGCGAAGAGCCATTGTCCAGACCATTCTTGTATAATGAGAGCTGTCCTGATGCTTTGCCTTTGGTGAAGTCTATAGCTCCTACAAATCATACAGTCTGCTCTGGATCCTCTACACTTTGCAAGCTTGTCGCATGGTGGAACTCTTATGATTCAAGCAAGGAATCTGTGGTATTGTTACATCAAGCAGATTGGTTACTGTGGCTACTCCATGGCAAGCTGGGTGTGTCTGACTATAATAATGCTCTGAAG GTTGGCTATGATCCTGAAATGGATTCCTATCCATCATGGCTTCTGTCTCAGCCATATTCTCATCTTTTACCGTCTGTGCAAGATCCTGGTACTAAAATTGAGTGTATGAAGGAGGACATAAGAACTCAGTTTG GTTATCCAAAGGATTGTCTTATCTGTACGGGAACCACAGACAGTATAGCAGCATTTCTAGCAGCACGCGCTACTCAACCTGGAAAAGCT GTAACATCTTTGGGTTCAACACTAGCTATCAAATTACTTAGCATCAGAAGGGTAGAAGATGCTCGATTTGGAGTATATAGCCACCGTCTTGGTGATAAATGGCTTGTTGGAGGTGCTTCAAACACAGGGGGAGCAGTTCTTAGGCAACTCTTCACGGATGAGCAGTTGGAGAAACTAAGTGAGCAGATAAATCCCCTTGAAGCTTCTCCTCTTGATTACTATCCGCTTCAAGCAGTTGGTGAAAGATTCCCTGTGGCAGACCCAAAGATGGAGCCAAG GTTACATCCACGTCCAGCAAATGATGTTGAATATTTGCATGGTATTCTTGAATCAATTGCTCGCATTGAG gCAAAGGGATACAACTTGCTGAAGGATCTAGGGGCCAACCCTGTTGAAGAAGTGATCACTTCAGGAGGAGgctcaaaaaatgaaaaatggacAAAGATACGAGAGAGGGTACTCGGTTTGCCTGTGTGCAGGGCAAATCAGACTGAAGCTGCCTACGGAGCTGCATTATTGGCAATGAAGGGTGCTTGTGGAAATACAACATCTGATTAG
- the LOC107851603 gene encoding D-ribulose kinase isoform X1 encodes MATSISGSACSSLFHLHHFNTCKKLPRRRSYSANCNKGDGNGVEFENEKKKLYLGMDFGTSGARYALIDHQGNTYAQGKRDYPLYMKEEKMDWIQSWKDTLFLLLDDVPVSLRPIVASIAIDGTSATTIIMDSKSEEPLSRPFLYNESCPDALPLVKSIAPTNHTVCSGSSTLCKLVAWWNSYDSSKESVVLLHQADWLLWLLHGKLGVSDYNNALKVGYDPEMDSYPSWLLSQPYSHLLPSVQDPGTKIECMKEDIRTQFDWITYIVKLHEHDGLGDLLLMCPFTLSGYPKDCLICTGTTDSIAAFLAARATQPGKAVTSLGSTLAIKLLSIRRVEDARFGVYSHRLGDKWLVGGASNTGGAVLRQLFTDEQLEKLSEQINPLEASPLDYYPLQAVGERFPVADPKMEPRLHPRPANDVEYLHGILESIARIEAKGYNLLKDLGANPVEEVITSGGGSKNEKWTKIRERVLGLPVCRANQTEAAYGAALLAMKGACGNTTSD; translated from the exons ATGGCAACCAGTATTTCTGGTTCTGCATGTTCATCATTGTTCCATCTGCATCATTTTAACACTTGTAAAAAATTACCAAGAAGGAGGTCCTATTCTGCAAATTGTAATAAAGGTGATGGTAATGGGGttgaatttgaaaatgaaaagaagaagctATATCTTGGTATGGATTTTGGAACATCTGGAGCACGCTATGCTCTTATTGACCATCAAGGCAATACTTATGCTCAAGGAAAGAGAGACTACCCACTTTATATG AAGGAGGAAAAAATGGACTGGATACAATCATGGAAAGACACACTCTTTTTACTACTTGATGATGTCCCTGTCAGTCTTCGCCCGATTGTCGCATCCATTGCCATTGATGGGACCTCTGCAACAACTATCATCATGGATAG TAAGAGCGAAGAGCCATTGTCCAGACCATTCTTGTATAATGAGAGCTGTCCTGATGCTTTGCCTTTGGTGAAGTCTATAGCTCCTACAAATCATACAGTCTGCTCTGGATCCTCTACACTTTGCAAGCTTGTCGCATGGTGGAACTCTTATGATTCAAGCAAGGAATCTGTGGTATTGTTACATCAAGCAGATTGGTTACTGTGGCTACTCCATGGCAAGCTGGGTGTGTCTGACTATAATAATGCTCTGAAG GTTGGCTATGATCCTGAAATGGATTCCTATCCATCATGGCTTCTGTCTCAGCCATATTCTCATCTTTTACCGTCTGTGCAAGATCCTGGTACTAAAATTGAGTGTATGAAGGAGGACATAAGAACTCAGTTTG ATTGGATAACTTACATTGTGAAGCTCCACGAACATGATGGTCTTGGAGATTTGCTACTGATGTGCCCCTTCACTTTATCAGGTTATCCAAAGGATTGTCTTATCTGTACGGGAACCACAGACAGTATAGCAGCATTTCTAGCAGCACGCGCTACTCAACCTGGAAAAGCT GTAACATCTTTGGGTTCAACACTAGCTATCAAATTACTTAGCATCAGAAGGGTAGAAGATGCTCGATTTGGAGTATATAGCCACCGTCTTGGTGATAAATGGCTTGTTGGAGGTGCTTCAAACACAGGGGGAGCAGTTCTTAGGCAACTCTTCACGGATGAGCAGTTGGAGAAACTAAGTGAGCAGATAAATCCCCTTGAAGCTTCTCCTCTTGATTACTATCCGCTTCAAGCAGTTGGTGAAAGATTCCCTGTGGCAGACCCAAAGATGGAGCCAAG GTTACATCCACGTCCAGCAAATGATGTTGAATATTTGCATGGTATTCTTGAATCAATTGCTCGCATTGAG gCAAAGGGATACAACTTGCTGAAGGATCTAGGGGCCAACCCTGTTGAAGAAGTGATCACTTCAGGAGGAGgctcaaaaaatgaaaaatggacAAAGATACGAGAGAGGGTACTCGGTTTGCCTGTGTGCAGGGCAAATCAGACTGAAGCTGCCTACGGAGCTGCATTATTGGCAATGAAGGGTGCTTGTGGAAATACAACATCTGATTAG
- the LOC124889604 gene encoding secreted RxLR effector protein 161-like encodes MKEFEMSDLGILQYFIGLQVKQVENGIFISQMKYKHCPTKQHFGAAKKVLRYVAGTVDFGIWYSKVVDFIFIGYSDSDWAGSIDNRKSTSENVFSLGSGAISWSLKKQDVVALSSSEAKYVAVTSTACQVIWLRRLLIEIFYRQKDATKIFCDNKATIAMTKNLAFHSRPKHIDIRYHFIRDLIAKGDIELKF; translated from the exons ATGAAGGAGTTTGAAATGTCAGATTTAGGTATTTTGCAATACTTTATTGGTCTTCAAGTGAAACAGGTGGAGAATgggatttttatttctcaaatgaA GTATAAGCATTGTCCTACCAAGCAACATTTTGGTGCTGCCAAAAAAGTGTTGCGTTATGTTGCTGGGACTGTTGACTTCGGGATTTGGTACTCCAAAGTTGTagatttcatcttcatagggtacaGTGATAGTGATTGGGCAGGAAGTATAGATAACAGAAAGAGTACTTCTGAAAATGTTTTTAGTTTAGGATCTGGAGCGATTTCTTGGAGTTTAAAAAAACAGGATGTggttgcattatcatcatcagaAGCAAAGTATGTTGCTGTAACTTCAACAGCATGTCAGGTCATATGGTTACGAAGATTGTTGATTGAAATTTTCTATCGGCAAAAGGATGCAACAAAGATATTCTGTGATAACAAGGCAACAATTGCAATGACAAAAAATCTGGCTTTTCACAGCAGACCAAAGCACATTGACATCCGTTATCATTTCATTCGTGACCTGATAGCAAAAGGTGATATAGAGTTAAAGTTCTGA